A DNA window from Helianthus annuus cultivar XRQ/B chromosome 15, HanXRQr2.0-SUNRISE, whole genome shotgun sequence contains the following coding sequences:
- the LOC110910802 gene encoding transcription repressor OFP15-like, whose amino-acid sequence MMEMQSTDPFADFKKSMQEMLEADKGLKEWENLQDLLSLYLTVNDKINHGYIIGAFVDLFLVNLCSPLSSSSSTSCSTSSSSSSSSSVIGQEKSLLMESGSNSCSNNSHKMMMICGELTESALSFTSSSASSSGACSSTCSHCLSSYGDDEDHQSHQKLSDYDSSSKV is encoded by the coding sequence ATGATGGAGATGCAGTCAACTGACCCTTTTGCTGACTTCAAGAAGTCAATGCAAGAAATGTTGGAAGCAGATAAAGGGTTAAAAGAGTGGGAGAATCTTCAAGATCTTTTGAGTTTATATTTAACAGTGAATGATAAGATCAACCATGGTTACATTATTGGAGCTTTTGTTGACTTGTTTTTGGTAAATCTTTGTTCACCATtgtcatcttcatcatcaacttcatgttcaacatcatcatcatcatcatcatcatcatcagtcaTAGGTCAGGAAAAATCTTTATTAATGGAATCTGGTAGTAATAGTTGCAGTAATAATAGCcacaagatgatgatgatatgtgGTGAGTTAACAGAATCTGCTTTATCATTCACATCATCATCAGCATCTTCTTCTGGAGCTTGTTCAAGTACCTGCAGTCATTGTTTGTCATCATATGGAGACGATGaagatcatcaaagtcaccaaaaATTATCAGATTATGATTCTTCATCAAAAGTATGA